The genomic DNA CTCCTGGAAGCCCGAGAACTTGCGCAGGGAGTCCACGCTTGGTACGGCGCCCTCGCCACCCTCGCCACTCAGGGACACGTCCTCTCTGTGTCGGATCGCGATCCGCTTCCAGGTCAGAACCTTGACTCTGAGAACACGGTGAGACGTGGTGTCAGTTTGTCTCCggacgtccgaaaaggagtaggaggaagcagagctGATTTACTCCCACTCCTTTTCTACTTCATAGCAATACATCAATGAAGAAGTCAATACTCATGAGTAAATACCCTAAATTACAGACTATAAGACACtatttttttccaacgctttgaaccctgcggcttataagacagagcggctaatttatggatttttcttcgctgacggccataatagaAATTATCttacaaaactttaaaaaagcaaaacaaacatCACAGGGTGTTTTATTGATTGTGctctggcgccatcttttggacaaatttgCTTACTGCAGGAGCCTTACGTTTATCAGCAGTGCTTTTTTTTCCCAGTCgtccagccgtccatagcgtttctactcatacggattcttcattcatcactccaagcaacgtgtgtaagttttacaatataactaaaactattcttactgactaaagtgtcccatgtgtgatgtctgtaggagtgttttcatgcatgtttgtaccTGCTGTCGTATAaatcgtcgttagcattagctaatatgctaacaggtttacgagtgtctgtgttagtattattaacttacattctttttgtattgtttcactttaacaaattcctcagtaaattcaccaaaacgtcagcgtggagttattgagtctgtttagctgattggagagctagcttgcgcagctagtgggtccatgacttctgttttgtttgatcagctgttttactgccgcattgggaaacaattaaggtatgtaaataaatatttctgtgtaaataagtcatttcacaacatatatatctgccacttatagtccggtgcggctaatatatggatttttcttcgctggcgaccataatacaaatagtttttgaaaaaacaaagcaaagacactgaataggtgtattattgtttgtgctatggcaccatcttttggacgagtttgcacattgcaggtgctgcattgcccttctgtttattgaactttgaaccggaagtaaaagtgccgttctgtcttctcgccgtccatagcgtttctactcatacggattcttcattcgtcactcctagcaacgtgtgtaagttttacaatataactaaaactattcttactaaagcgtcccatgtgtgatgtctgtaggagtgttttcatgcatgtttgtaccTGCTATTGTATAaatcgtcgttagcattagcgaatatgctaacaggtttacgagtgtctgtgttagtattattaacttacattctttttgtattgtttcactttaacaaattcctcagtaaattcaccaaaacgtcagcgtggagttattgagtccgtttagctgattggagagctagcttgcgcagctagtggctccatgacttctgttttgtttgatgagccgttttactgccgcattgggaaacaattaaggtatgtaaataaatatttctgtgtaaataagtcatttcacaacatatatatttgccacttatagtccggtgcggctaatatatggatttttcttcgctggcgaccataatacaaatagtttttgaaaaaacaaagcaaagacactgaataggtgtattattgtttgtgctacggcaccatcttttggacgagtctgCACACTGCAGgagctgcattgcccttctgtttatagaactttgaaccggaagtaaaagtgctGTTCTGTCTtctcgccgtccatagcgtttctactcttctcttcattcatcattcctagcaaggtttgtaagttttacaatacaactaaaacaattcttacttactaaattgtcccatgtgtgatgtctgtaggagtgttttcatgcatatttgtacctgttaTAGTTATGTACTGACGCCGgcttcattagcattagctaatatgctaacacgtttaagaGTGtcggtgttagtattattaacatacgaaattctttttgcattgtttcactttcacacattcctcagtaaattcaccaaaacgtcaccgtggagttattgagtctgtttagctgattggagagctagcttgcgcagctagtgggtccatggccatgacttctgttttgtttgattaaccgttttactgccgtgttacagacagcgtttggaaacaattaaggtaccgtatttccttgaattgcccccgggaatatagtattcgcctgcctagaattacagccgggtcaaactcgtttcgcaaaataattagcgcatgcttggcacttccgccgggtcaaatatgagtcattaaatgactcccgcctcctggtggtagagggcgctagtgatccttcttgcgactaccagtactgcagaagaccggtgctgcagaagaagacaacaagcagcatgcaTGAGCCgccatcgtttgcttgcacttttaccatggaggattacatatctaaaataaaacagttttctaaactggactttcaatcgaagcaggaggtaataattaaaggaatatctccagagacttttaaaactgaagaaagataaggaagactgccttcgatcagaagcagctgcagatggacatcatttataagtaaaggtaagaccataataacatttttttttattaaatgtgcttttcatgataaggtaagcgccggagtgagaagaggttttaaaataattagcgcatgcttgcccatcccgcatgcttttggtaagcgcaggagtgagaagaggttttaaattaattagcgcccctgcggctattcaaggaaatacggtatgtaaataaaaatttctgtgtaaaataactcatttcacaacgtatatatctgccacttatagtctgtagtgggtgtggctcatATACTCTATAGTGGGGAAAAGACTTTGTAGTGAGGTGATGAAGGTTTGAAGAGGAGTTACCTGGACCAGAAGTCCTCGCAGGCCGACTGTGCTCCTTCCACACAAACAATCCCGGGCTTCCCTGGCATGCTGAACCCGGTCAGGCCGAGCTCCTTGGCCCACTCCAGGATGTTCTTCCTCTTGGTGCTGTTGTAGATGTGGTGGCTGTAGATCCACAGTCGACTGAAGGCCTCCCGCGGCGGGCTGGCGTGGCTATCGGGAGGCGCCGGCGAGGCCGTCTCGCTCAGGAAGGCCTGCAGGTTGTCTCTCAGCCAGTCGGCCGCCGACAGCACGCAGACTTCACCCAGGCAGACCTCCGTCAGGTACCCCCTCAGTCCGGCTTGCAGCCGAGTCTGCTGGGCTCGGCCCAGTCCAGGAGACCTGAGGCAAGTACACGGTGTCACCTGGGATCACAACATCGCACACCTGCTCTTTTAATTCAACACATCTCTGCAAGGCATCGAACACGAACACAATTACTACTGCAGTACACAATGTGTATTTTTTGATTCATCACATGAGTCtatttgttatttttgacagccctaattataatacatacaataaataaactatcatg from Entelurus aequoreus isolate RoL-2023_Sb linkage group LG10, RoL_Eaeq_v1.1, whole genome shotgun sequence includes the following:
- the rwdd2b gene encoding RWD domain-containing protein 2B, yielding MSFQEWAAAQLAELELLGSMFPTRDELEVLDQLALAELRDYVDGSSPPPSCRAQFVIRQRLQDVDFHMSCTFPPQYPCVIPEITVTSPGLGRAQQTRLQAGLRGYLTEVCLGEVCVLSAADWLRDNLQAFLSETASPAPPDSHASPPREAFSRLWIYSHHIYNSTKRKNILEWAKELGLTGFSMPGKPGIVCVEGAQSACEDFWSRVKVLTWKRIAIRHREDVSLSGEGGEGAVPSVDSLRKFSGFQEAAFDPRGPRGNHMDLGLLYQFLQERGCCHVFQMYFGVEGR